The following coding sequences lie in one Phyllopteryx taeniolatus isolate TA_2022b chromosome 4, UOR_Ptae_1.2, whole genome shotgun sequence genomic window:
- the LOC133476842 gene encoding arachidonate 12-lipoxygenase, 12R-type-like isoform X1 — protein sequence MLVYQVTVYTGDRVGAATLNNVHIKLVGTDDESERKWLKSLVIFRGSISTYTVSCPNSLGKLVLIELDKRHNHLTPDDAWFPEKVEIKSPEGNIYTFPIHCWISDRETHRFREGKALRIFDESHSLGQYARKQELSHRKVCYGWDCFDAGMPNSIEADGPCSLPSEIQFSFTKTAEFGYTALTALTELHLKGLDDNHRNWENLDHIKEVFCNKHTPISDYVHEHWMADWLFAYQFLNGVHPTLIRRCKTLPENFPVTDDMVFIPNGSNLSKELTLGNIYLCDYKNLDGFPANTVEGIQQYLTAPLVLFHKRDNDKLMPIAIQLKQTPAEDNPIFLPTDSTYDWLIAKIFVRSADFTEHQLNAHFLRTHLMAEVFAVSLLRKLPMVHPLYKLLIPHTRYTLHINELARSQLIGPTGVFTKYAASGGEVLNRIVARSLSSMTYRSLCIPDDIADRDMQDLPNFYYRDDGLQLWDIVYKFVQGVIQYYYKSDDEVQRDSELQTWIGNIFQHGFLSQQQTGIPQRFNTVPELIKFATMVIFTCSCQHAAVNNGQYDYSFWMPNTPITLQRPPPTKKGTTSEATMLQTLPPISVTVHGIAVVWLLSRQSSDFVPLEHYPEDHFTEETPRQLQKDFKAELDTLSIAISNRNKGLDIPYTYLDPKNIENSVAI from the exons ATATCTACTTATACTGTTTCCTGCCCAAACTCCCTTGGAAAGCTGGTTCTGATTGAACTAGACAAACGACATAATCACCTGACACCTGATGACGCTTGGTTCCCTGAAAAGGTGGAAATCAAGTCACCCGAAGGAAACATCTACACTTTTCCCATCCACTGCTGGATCAGTGACAGGGAGACTCATCGCTTCAGAGAGGGCAAAG CTCTGAGGATATTTGATGAAAGCCACTCCCTTGGTCAATATGCAAGAAAGCAGGAGCTGAGCCATCGAAAAGTATGCTATGG CTGGGATTGTTTTGATGCCGGCATGCCCAACAGTATTGAGGCAGATGGTCCTTGTAGTCTGCCAAGTGAGATACAGTTCTCTTTCACCAAGACTGCAGAGTTTGGATACACGGCGTTGACAGC GTTGACTGAGCTTCATTTGAAGGGGCTGGATGACAACCACAGAAATTGGGAAAATCTTGACCATATCAAAGAGGTGTTCTGTAACAAACACACCCCTATATCAG ATTACGTCCACGAACACTGGATGGCGGATTGGTTATTTGCTTATCAGTTTCTAAATGGCGTCCATCCCACTTTGATTCGACGTTGCAAAACTTTGCCCGAGAACTTCCCTGTGACTGATGACATGGTCTTCATCCCCAATGGCTCAAATTTGTCGAAAGAGTTGACG CTAGGTAACATATACCTGTGTGACTACAAGAACCTGGACGGATTCCCTGCAAACACCGTCGAAGGGATTCAGCAGTACTTGACAGCGCCCCTTGTCTTGTTTCACAAAAGAGACAACGACAAACTGATGCCTATCGCCATTCAG CTGAAGCAGACTCCGGCTGAGGACAACCCAATCTTTCTCCCAACTGACTCTACGTACGACTGGCTGATAGCAAAGATCTTTGTGAGAAGTGCGGATTTCACAGAGCACCAGCTCAATGCGCATTTTCTGCGCACTCACCTGATGGCAGAGGTCTTTGCGGTGTCACTGCTGCGCAAGCTTCCTATGGTGCACCCCCTGTACAAG CTCCTCATACCTCACACTCGCTACACTCTGCATATAAATGAATTAGCTCGGTCACAGCTGATAGGACCCACTGGAGTCTTCACCAAG TATGCAGCTTCTGGTGGGGaggttctgaacagaatcgtgGCAAGATCGCTCTCCTCAATGACCTACAGGTCCCTTTGCATCCCCGATGACATTGCTGATCGTGACATGCAGGACTTGCCGAACTTCTACTACAGGGATGATGGACTCCAACTTTGGGACATCGTCTACAA ATTTGTGCAGGGAGTGATACAGTACTACTACAAAAGTGATGACGAGGTGCAGCGAGACTCGGAACTGCAGACTTGGATCGGCAACATTTTTCAACACGGATTTCTTTCCCAGCAACAAACAG GAATCCCTCAGAGATTCAACACTGTGCCTGAGCTGATTAAGTTCGCCACCATGGTGATATTCACTTGCTCGTGCCAGCATGCAGCTGTAAACAACGGACAG TACGACTACAGTTTCTGGATGCCCAACACCCCCATCACCCTCCAGCGTCCTCCCCCGACCAAAAAGGGGACAACAAGCGAGGCCACAATGCTGCAGACGTTGCCACCTATTAGTGTGACAGTTCATGGAATAGCTGTAGTCTGGCTTCTCAGCAGGCAGTCCTCAGACTTT GTCCCACTTGAACACTACCCAGAGGACCATTTCACCGAGGAGACCCCACGCCAGCTGCAAAAGGATTTTAAAGCCGAGCTTGACACATTGTCCATTGCAATTAGCAACAGAAACAAAGGTCTGGATATCCCTTACACTTACCTGGATCCAAAGAACATAGAGAACAGTGTGGCCATCTAA
- the LOC133476842 gene encoding arachidonate 12-lipoxygenase, 12R-type-like isoform X2, whose product MRLYEVTVYTGDRVDATTLNNVHIKLVGTDDESERKWLESFVIFRGSISTYTVSCPNSLGKLVLIELDKRHNHLTPDDAWFPEKVEIKSPEGNIYTFPIHCWISDRETHRFREGKALRIFDESHSLGQYARKQELSHRKVCYGWDCFDAGMPNSIEADGPCSLPSEIQFSFTKTAEFGYTALTALTELHLKGLDDNHRNWENLDHIKEVFCNKHTPISDYVHEHWMADWLFAYQFLNGVHPTLIRRCKTLPENFPVTDDMVFIPNGSNLSKELTLGNIYLCDYKNLDGFPANTVEGIQQYLTAPLVLFHKRDNDKLMPIAIQLKQTPAEDNPIFLPTDSTYDWLIAKIFVRSADFTEHQLNAHFLRTHLMAEVFAVSLLRKLPMVHPLYKLLIPHTRYTLHINELARSQLIGPTGVFTKYAASGGEVLNRIVARSLSSMTYRSLCIPDDIADRDMQDLPNFYYRDDGLQLWDIVYKFVQGVIQYYYKSDDEVQRDSELQTWIGNIFQHGFLSQQQTGIPQRFNTVPELIKFATMVIFTCSCQHAAVNNGQYDYSFWMPNTPITLQRPPPTKKGTTSEATMLQTLPPISVTVHGIAVVWLLSRQSSDFVPLEHYPEDHFTEETPRQLQKDFKAELDTLSIAISNRNKGLDIPYTYLDPKNIENSVAI is encoded by the exons ATATCTACTTATACTGTTTCCTGCCCAAACTCCCTTGGAAAGCTGGTTCTGATTGAACTAGACAAACGACATAATCACCTGACACCTGATGACGCTTGGTTCCCTGAAAAGGTGGAAATCAAGTCACCCGAAGGAAACATCTACACTTTTCCCATCCACTGCTGGATCAGTGACAGGGAGACTCATCGCTTCAGAGAGGGCAAAG CTCTGAGGATATTTGATGAAAGCCACTCCCTTGGTCAATATGCAAGAAAGCAGGAGCTGAGCCATCGAAAAGTATGCTATGG CTGGGATTGTTTTGATGCCGGCATGCCCAACAGTATTGAGGCAGATGGTCCTTGTAGTCTGCCAAGTGAGATACAGTTCTCTTTCACCAAGACTGCAGAGTTTGGATACACGGCGTTGACAGC GTTGACTGAGCTTCATTTGAAGGGGCTGGATGACAACCACAGAAATTGGGAAAATCTTGACCATATCAAAGAGGTGTTCTGTAACAAACACACCCCTATATCAG ATTACGTCCACGAACACTGGATGGCGGATTGGTTATTTGCTTATCAGTTTCTAAATGGCGTCCATCCCACTTTGATTCGACGTTGCAAAACTTTGCCCGAGAACTTCCCTGTGACTGATGACATGGTCTTCATCCCCAATGGCTCAAATTTGTCGAAAGAGTTGACG CTAGGTAACATATACCTGTGTGACTACAAGAACCTGGACGGATTCCCTGCAAACACCGTCGAAGGGATTCAGCAGTACTTGACAGCGCCCCTTGTCTTGTTTCACAAAAGAGACAACGACAAACTGATGCCTATCGCCATTCAG CTGAAGCAGACTCCGGCTGAGGACAACCCAATCTTTCTCCCAACTGACTCTACGTACGACTGGCTGATAGCAAAGATCTTTGTGAGAAGTGCGGATTTCACAGAGCACCAGCTCAATGCGCATTTTCTGCGCACTCACCTGATGGCAGAGGTCTTTGCGGTGTCACTGCTGCGCAAGCTTCCTATGGTGCACCCCCTGTACAAG CTCCTCATACCTCACACTCGCTACACTCTGCATATAAATGAATTAGCTCGGTCACAGCTGATAGGACCCACTGGAGTCTTCACCAAG TATGCAGCTTCTGGTGGGGaggttctgaacagaatcgtgGCAAGATCGCTCTCCTCAATGACCTACAGGTCCCTTTGCATCCCCGATGACATTGCTGATCGTGACATGCAGGACTTGCCGAACTTCTACTACAGGGATGATGGACTCCAACTTTGGGACATCGTCTACAA ATTTGTGCAGGGAGTGATACAGTACTACTACAAAAGTGATGACGAGGTGCAGCGAGACTCGGAACTGCAGACTTGGATCGGCAACATTTTTCAACACGGATTTCTTTCCCAGCAACAAACAG GAATCCCTCAGAGATTCAACACTGTGCCTGAGCTGATTAAGTTCGCCACCATGGTGATATTCACTTGCTCGTGCCAGCATGCAGCTGTAAACAACGGACAG TACGACTACAGTTTCTGGATGCCCAACACCCCCATCACCCTCCAGCGTCCTCCCCCGACCAAAAAGGGGACAACAAGCGAGGCCACAATGCTGCAGACGTTGCCACCTATTAGTGTGACAGTTCATGGAATAGCTGTAGTCTGGCTTCTCAGCAGGCAGTCCTCAGACTTT GTCCCACTTGAACACTACCCAGAGGACCATTTCACCGAGGAGACCCCACGCCAGCTGCAAAAGGATTTTAAAGCCGAGCTTGACACATTGTCCATTGCAATTAGCAACAGAAACAAAGGTCTGGATATCCCTTACACTTACCTGGATCCAAAGAACATAGAGAACAGTGTGGCCATCTAA